The sequence below is a genomic window from Thermogemmatispora onikobensis.
CAGCGGCCAGCTCAGACCGAGATCGACCATCATCTTGACGCCGAGCACCCCCGCCAGAGCCGCCACCGAGCCGACCGAGAGATCAATGCCAGCCGTGATGATGACAAAGGTCATGCCCAGGGCGATAATGGCCGTGACGGCAGTCTGTGAGACAATATTGAAGAGGTTGTAGAGAGTGAGAAAGACCGGCGAGGCGATGGAGAGCGCGACGCAGATGACGATGAGTGCGCCCGCCGCCGCGAACTGAGAAATAAGGTCGGAGATCTGGGCTGGCAGCAGCCGGCGCCAGGAGAGACCGGTCTCCGCGCCTGGCTCGTCCGCGATCTTCCTGCTCAGAGATTCCTTCATGGGATGGTCACCTCACTGGCCCCAGTTGCCAGGGCTATGATGCGCTCTTCGCTGAACTGTCCTCGCGAGAGCGTGCCAACGATGCGCCCCTCGCGCATCACTGCAATGCGATCGCACATGTTGAGCAGCTCGGGAAGATAGGACGAAATGAGCACAATGGCTCGCCCCTCGCTCGCCAGTCTACCAATAAGGGCAAACATCTCGGCTTTGGCCCCAACATCGATACCGCGCGCCGGCTCGTCGAAGAAGATGACTCTGGCCTGCGTCTCCAGCCAGCGCGCCACGACGACCTTCTGCTGGTTGCCGCCCGAAAGGAGGCGCGCCTTACGGCGCACCGAGGGGGTGCGGATGTTAAGGCGCTGGCAGGCCTGCAAGGCAGTGGTCCGCTCGCGCCGCAAGAGTAGGAGCCCCAGACGAGCAGGAAGGCTGGCCAGGGTGATGTTCTGGTCGACCCCCAGATCAAGAGCCAGGCCCTCGCGCTTGCGGTCCTCGGTGACGTAGGCGAGGCCGGCCCGAATGGCGTCGGCGGGACGGCGAATGTGCAGCTCGTGGCCGTCCAGGAGGATGCGCCCGCTGTCAATTGGGTCAGCACCACAGACGGCACGCGCCAGCTCGCTGCGCCCGGCCCCGATCAGGCCGGCAAAGCCCAGGATCTCGCCGGCCCGCACCTCGAACGAGCAGTCGTGGAGTAGGCCGCGCCGGCTCAGTCTGTCGACGCGCAGCAGAACGGGGCCAGGATGGGTCTCGGGGCGCGGGTAGAGGTTGGTAATGGCGCGCCCAACCATGAGCTGGACCAGCTTCTGCTCGCTGAGTTCGGCCCGCGGAAGCGTGGCTACGACACGCCCATCCCGCATGACGGTCACGCAGTCAGCGATCTGGAAAATCTCATCAAGGCGATGGGAGATGTAGAGGATGGCCACCCCCCGGGCCGTGAGCTGGCGAATGACCTCGAAGAGACGGGCAATCTCTTGCTCGGTAAGGGTGGCGGTCGGCTCGTCAAGGATGAGGACGCGCGCATTGAAGCTGATGGCCCGAGCAATTTCGACAAGCTGCTGCTCGGCCACGGAGAGCGAGGCCACCAGGCGACGCGGGTCCAGGTCAAGACCAACCTGCGCCAGCAGATGGCGCGCCTCGGCTAACTCGCGGCGCCGGCGAATGAAGCCGAAGCGCAACGGCTCACGCCCGAGAAAAAGGTTTTCGGCGACGGAGAGGTGCGGCGCAAGGGCAAATTCCTGGTGCACCATCGCGATGCCAAGAGCGCGGGCATAATGGGGCCCGTGAAAGCTGAGGAGTTGGCCATTGAGATAGACCTGGCCAGCGTCGGGACGCTCGACCTGATACAGTATTTTCATGAGCGTCGATTTACCGGCCCCGTTCTCGCCAGCGACGACGTGAACTTCTCCGGGATAGATGTCGAGGTCAACCTCGGCGACGGCGGTGACGCCCGGAAAGCGCCTGGTGATCTTGCGCAGGCGAATGATCGGTGACTGCTCCGTCTCCATCGAAGTCGAAGGCATGACGACCTCCCTGCGAGTGTGGCAGCGGCTTCATAGCCCCGCCCGCTCTCCTTGTACCCTGCCTGTCCCCCGCCCGCCTCCTTCCGCTTCCTGCCAGCCTGTATCGGCGCGGCCTGGCTCCTCTGACTAGGAGGGGAGATGACTCTCTTCGGCAAAGATATCGGCCAGCACTCCTTCTTTGGAGTGGCGAATGTGAGCCGCTAACAGGGCAGCAGCCTCGTCGCGCTTGCCGGCGAGTAAGGCCCGCAAGATCTGCTCATGATCGTTGAGAGCGATCTCGATGCGACGTGGATAGAAACTATCGCGCATCTGGAACATGCAGAGCTGACTGCGCAGCTCCGAGAGACAGTGGATCAGGCGCCCATTGCGCGAGGCGCGCGTGATCAATAGATGAAAGAGCAGGTCAACCTTGAGAAAGCGCAGGAAGGGATTGCTCGCCAGCCCGGCGCGAATGGCCTCTAGCTCATCGAGCTGAGCTTGCAGCTCTTCACGCTTCAGGTGCGGCGCCGCCAGCCGTAGCGCGAGCACTTCCAGCGCCTCGCGCAGGTCGTAGATCTCGTGGATGTCCTGGGAGGTGAAGGTGCGCGTCCAGTAGCCCCGCCGCGGATCGGAGCGTACCAGCCCCTCCTGGACGAGCCGCTCTAGCGCCTGCCGCACAGGCGTGCGACTGACTCCCAGTTGCTCGGCAAGGGCCACGTCGGAGAGGCGCTGCTCCTCGCTGCCGCCCAGCAGGATGACGCGCTTCCAGAGCTGCTCGTAGGCGTAGTCGGCAACGGTAGGGGTGGCGGTGCGCTCTTGCCCCCAGAGCAGGTCGAAGAGTTCACCCACAAAGCGCTCGTCAACAACGTCGGCAACGGCTGCCGCTGCCCCCTCCCAGTGATTGGTTTCCGCTTCAGATTGGCTCATACCTGCTCGCTCCTGTCTTGCTGCTTGCTAGTCTCAGCAGGCCACCCCTCGCTCCAGATCCCAGCCCTCCGCCCAGACCCGGACCGAGGTCGAGCCTGCTACGCCCCGCCGGCTTCAGCAGCCCACTTTTGCCTTCGTCGCCGCCGTCGCTCTCTCCAACCTCCGACCCGGCTGCCTCCAGTCTGCCCACGCCCACGGTGCGCCTCTCTATTTTGGCGCGCCCACCCAACTTTGTAAAGAGTACGCTGTATTCAGAATACAGAATATAGTATACCCAGAAGGGCCGCCCCGGTCAAGGCGCACCCCCTCGCTTTTGCCCCCAATCTGCGCCCTGTCCGGCATTGGTCACCAGGCAGCCATTGCCTCCATCGACCACTTGCCACTTTCTGCATGCTGGAACGTATAAAAAGTCGTGTGAGATGTTCCGGCACTGTCTCCCCCGACGGAGGTGAGTCTCATGACTGTAACGTACTCTCCTCTCTCTTTCTTTCTGCTTCTGATCATCGCAGGGGGCCTCCTCCTCCTCTGGAGGCTCATACATAGTCACCATTAGTTAGCGTTCGCAAGCTGGCCAGGGCCAGCTCAGTCTGACACAGCCAGCCCAGCGGGCACCAGGCCCGCTGGCCTTTCTTCCGTTATCTGCGCGCTTGACTTTGTCACCTGTTGTACTGTATTCTGAATACAGAATATAGTATACCTTCAGATGGCGCAGCGTCAAGCAGGCGCTTGCTCCCTCCGCCATCGACGAGGGGCGCCCGGCGCGTTATGCAGCGGAAGAGGCTCTCTCAGGCGAACCAGGGGAAGGGTCGGCGCTCCACTGGAGGTGTGGGACCATCCTGGGAGCGGGGGCTCATCAGCAGGGAGCAGGAGAGGGTAGCCTGTTCGTCTGCTCTGGCGGAGGGAGCGGCGCGTTGCCAGCCAGGTAAAAAGGAGTGGTGTATTGACAGTAACCATCGTTGATGTCCGGGTCTACGATATTCGGTTCCCCACCTCGCGCACGCTGGCCGGCTCTGACGCCATGAATGCCGATCCCGACTACTCGGCGGCCTATGTGGTCCTGCGGACCGATCATCCTCATGGGCTGGAGGGCCACGGTTTTACCTTCACCATCGGGCGCGGCAACGAGGTCTGTGTGGCCGCTATTCGGGCCCTGGCGCCGCTGGTGCGTGGGCACACGCTGGAGGAGTTTACTGCCGACATGCGCGCTTTCTGGCGTCACATAACCGGCGACAGTCAGCTGCGCTGGATCGGGCCGGAGAAGGGGGTCATTCACATGGCCACGGCGGCTCTGGTGAACGCGGTCTGGGATCTCTGGGCCAAGGTTGAGGGAAAGCCCCTCTGGAAGTTGCTGGTGGACATGTCGCCCGAGCAGCTGGTGACTTGCATCGATTTC
It includes:
- a CDS encoding sugar ABC transporter ATP-binding protein, with the protein product MPSTSMETEQSPIIRLRKITRRFPGVTAVAEVDLDIYPGEVHVVAGENGAGKSTLMKILYQVERPDAGQVYLNGQLLSFHGPHYARALGIAMVHQEFALAPHLSVAENLFLGREPLRFGFIRRRRELAEARHLLAQVGLDLDPRRLVASLSVAEQQLVEIARAISFNARVLILDEPTATLTEQEIARLFEVIRQLTARGVAILYISHRLDEIFQIADCVTVMRDGRVVATLPRAELSEQKLVQLMVGRAITNLYPRPETHPGPVLLRVDRLSRRGLLHDCSFEVRAGEILGFAGLIGAGRSELARAVCGADPIDSGRILLDGHELHIRRPADAIRAGLAYVTEDRKREGLALDLGVDQNITLASLPARLGLLLLRRERTTALQACQRLNIRTPSVRRKARLLSGGNQQKVVVARWLETQARVIFFDEPARGIDVGAKAEMFALIGRLASEGRAIVLISSYLPELLNMCDRIAVMREGRIVGTLSRGQFSEERIIALATGASEVTIP
- a CDS encoding GntR family transcriptional regulator; the protein is MSQSEAETNHWEGAAAAVADVVDERFVGELFDLLWGQERTATPTVADYAYEQLWKRVILLGGSEEQRLSDVALAEQLGVSRTPVRQALERLVQEGLVRSDPRRGYWTRTFTSQDIHEIYDLREALEVLALRLAAPHLKREELQAQLDELEAIRAGLASNPFLRFLKVDLLFHLLITRASRNGRLIHCLSELRSQLCMFQMRDSFYPRRIEIALNDHEQILRALLAGKRDEAAALLAAHIRHSKEGVLADIFAEESHLPS